From the Microbacterium profundi genome, the window GGAGAGTCACCGTGAATGTCGCTCCGCCGCCGGGTGTCTCGTCGACGCGCACGCTGCCGTGCAGCGCGGACACTATCGAGGCGACGATCGCGAGTCCGAGACCCGAGCCTCCGGTCTCGCGTGCCCGCGAGGTGTCGGCACGCCAGAAACGCTCGAAGATCTGCTCGCGGATCTGAGGCGGGATGCCCTCACCGTGGTCGACGATCGCGATGCTGCCGGTTCCCGCGACGCGATCGGAGTCGACGACGACCTCGATCGGGCTGTCCTCGCTGGAGAACCGTCGGGCGTTTCCGAGCAGGTTCGCCACGATCTGGCGTACCTTGTTCTCCTCGCCGAGAACGATCGGCGGCGTGCGCACCGGGGCATCCTGTGCTTCCGTGAAGTCGATCTCCGGACTTTCGGGTTGGGTGTTGCGCGGCCGGCGACGCAGCCGCGCGAGGGCTCCCGTGCGATTGCGACCCGTGACCGTGGTCGTCGTCGTCGTCGTGGTGGTCGTCGGATTCAGCAGCCGCGGTGCGATGTCGATGGCGTCCGCTGTCCTGTCCACGACCATGATGGTCCGACCGGGAGCTGCAGCACGCACATCGAGGGCGGCGTCTCTGGCGACGGGCCGCAGGTCGATCGGAGCGATCTCGGGCTCGCGCTCCTCATCCAGGCGGGCGAGAGCGAGCAGATCCTCGACGAGCACGCCCATCCGGATCGCCTCCTTCTCGATGCGCTCCATGGCTCTCGCGGTGTCCTCCTCGCCACGGATGGCGCCCATCCGGTACAGTTCCGCGTAGCCGCGTACGCTCACCAGCGGTGTGCGCAGTTCGTGGCTCGCATCTCCGATGAATCGGCGCATGTGCTGAACGGTGCGGTCGCGCTGGGCGATCGACTGATCGATGCGCTCGAGCATCGTGTTGATCGCATAGTTGAGGCGACCGACCTCGGTCGTGGGTTCCAGGTCGGTGAGGCGCTGGCTGAAGTCGCCGGAGGCGATCAGCATCGCGGTCGACTCGACCTGACCGAGCCGGCGGAATGTCAGGGTGA encodes:
- a CDS encoding sensor histidine kinase; its protein translation is MGQQPDAVTGWWRRISLRAKVTGVTVAVLALGLVVAGIGTVPLLRDSLIRNIDAQLPSLVTSDLASRWFDMSLVDGALELSPAENAPRSSDYFFAIYAADGTRLADAGGTADSERPVFPETMTIAQAHAQEEETTIPLQGEDGGAFHGSVVVSDGPAGTLYVQYVALPLEEADRIIATYFGVYTTVALVTILIAALLIRGLVTLTFRRLGQVESTAMLIASGDFSQRLTDLEPTTEVGRLNYAINTMLERIDQSIAQRDRTVQHMRRFIGDASHELRTPLVSVRGYAELYRMGAIRGEEDTARAMERIEKEAIRMGVLVEDLLALARLDEEREPEIAPIDLRPVARDAALDVRAAAPGRTIMVVDRTADAIDIAPRLLNPTTTTTTTTTTVTGRNRTGALARLRRRPRNTQPESPEIDFTEAQDAPVRTPPIVLGEENKVRQIVANLLGNARRFSSEDSPIEVVVDSDRVAGTGSIAIVDHGEGIPPQIREQIFERFWRADTSRARETGGSGLGLAIVASIVSALHGSVRVDETPGGGATFTVTLPLAPAHATPEHLLEDTQPLERLDLDSL